A window of Longispora fulva contains these coding sequences:
- a CDS encoding peptide ligase PGM1-related protein: MPKLMFANSTSRVMAARPDDVPDDAKDSYRFLANRMLWSMNDGDIAILPGRVSDAWLSYVADLLGLASPPTVLSLRDHPGDGWYPGARPELAEVLRGLMSGGDSAADPWRLESYIHDRDIAGWERLLGIGAEESVRFAQGTAELVNSKSVFRSMATAFGIPVPEGRVVDRGPELVDGVSELLARTGAVIVKQDVNAGGDGNILLTTVEGGKEAGAHYVVHLTATDRATVTSALRPFGLTEVPDLPAGASPARNVIEVYHESVRELSADMSVPRVGAPTLMSYSDLRMAETWKGSVYPPQNLTPRLHAHLGAYMQQVAIAAQQLGYHGPMNIDAIVTASGELLFNEFNGRVGGTTGIDTIGRRLLGQDYLDHHVLASRIAVPAPGSAILTKALKEQGLLFTPGSDHGVIIYNDTTEETGTVEYVVVGRGWEETSQREEQLGRVLNEL; the protein is encoded by the coding sequence TTGCCAAAGTTGATGTTCGCCAATTCGACCAGCCGTGTGATGGCGGCCCGGCCGGATGACGTCCCCGACGACGCGAAGGACTCCTACCGCTTCCTCGCCAACCGGATGCTGTGGTCGATGAACGACGGCGACATAGCGATCCTGCCCGGCAGGGTCAGTGACGCGTGGCTGTCGTACGTCGCCGACCTGCTCGGCCTCGCGTCACCCCCCACTGTGCTCTCCCTGCGCGACCACCCCGGCGATGGCTGGTATCCCGGCGCGCGACCCGAGCTCGCCGAGGTCCTGCGCGGCCTCATGTCCGGCGGCGACAGTGCCGCGGACCCGTGGCGTCTGGAGTCCTACATCCACGACCGGGACATCGCCGGCTGGGAGCGCCTGCTCGGCATCGGCGCGGAGGAGTCCGTACGTTTCGCACAGGGCACCGCGGAACTCGTCAACTCCAAGTCGGTCTTCCGGTCGATGGCCACGGCCTTCGGAATCCCCGTCCCGGAGGGGCGCGTGGTGGACCGCGGACCTGAGCTCGTCGACGGCGTGTCCGAACTGCTCGCCCGCACCGGCGCCGTCATCGTCAAACAGGACGTGAACGCTGGCGGAGACGGCAACATCCTGCTGACCACGGTCGAGGGTGGCAAGGAGGCCGGCGCCCACTACGTGGTTCACCTGACGGCGACAGATCGCGCGACGGTCACGTCGGCGCTGCGGCCGTTCGGTCTCACGGAGGTGCCCGACCTACCGGCCGGCGCCAGTCCCGCGCGCAACGTCATCGAGGTCTACCACGAGTCGGTCCGCGAACTGTCCGCTGACATGTCCGTGCCGCGGGTCGGTGCGCCGACGCTGATGAGCTACAGCGACCTGCGCATGGCCGAGACGTGGAAGGGCAGCGTCTACCCGCCACAGAACCTCACACCCCGGCTGCACGCGCATCTGGGCGCGTACATGCAGCAGGTCGCCATCGCCGCCCAGCAACTCGGCTACCACGGGCCGATGAACATCGACGCGATCGTCACCGCGTCGGGCGAACTGCTGTTCAACGAGTTCAACGGGCGGGTCGGCGGCACGACCGGCATCGACACCATCGGACGACGGCTGCTGGGCCAGGACTACCTCGACCACCACGTCCTCGCCTCGCGGATCGCCGTGCCCGCGCCCGGGTCCGCCATCCTCACGAAGGCCCTGAAGGAGCAGGGGCTGCTGTTCACGCCGGGATCGGACCATGGCGTGATCATCTACAACGACACCACCGAGGAGACGGGCACTGTCGAGTATGTGGTGGTCGGCCGCGGCTGGGAGGAGACGTCCCAGCGCGAGGAGCAGCTGGGCAGAGTGCTGAACGAGCTCTGA
- a CDS encoding KedN5 family methylcobalamin-dependent radical SAM C-methyltransferase gives MARRTPDTLRVVIVQQGVWDMPLESMPLAAGYLKAAALSDDDIAAAASIDIANFRGGLSIADMALELFQDTVPDVMAFSVMGWNARAFGELAKAFKQLNPEGWVVFGGPHVAHQAQDVLPAYPGVDIIVNGEGEWVFRDLLRAWMAGDPMDNLSEIGGISFRGTAGIETTPEQPRIEDLDEIPSPILTGAIPLTDDAGQFRYDVALMETNRGCPYKCSFCYWGGAVGQKVRSFSMDRLRQELEVLGRLQVHTVVLCDANFGMLAADLEFVQCLIEVRSKYGYPRALDTSWAKNKSATFFEIVKLMKSSGLASSFTLALQTLDDGALESMNRRNMKVNAWESLVQWLNAEGLDCYAELIWGAPGETVESFMKGYDRLARWVSRIAVYPMLLLPNTDYVNKRDLFGFKTVRGTTDDFEYLIASDTMSVAENAAMQPFLFWARVLGENAVLRHVWLPLLELGDVSQSTVVLSFVRWLGVTNSPEAAQLRAMSAKDATESFGAVLTMIFATAGGRSLLESWWRDAIRPLLPEELTWAIDEVFRYDLLTMPLCGPLPELTEQPRATVVRGQWRDGHHYIRPDVDFKLNVPELLASLRDGGTDEVVPSLWSTDIRYLVGAENVVGSTNHETFMHYMGRPVPRSEWLAMADGT, from the coding sequence ATGGCTCGGAGGACACCGGACACATTACGTGTCGTGATCGTGCAACAAGGCGTCTGGGACATGCCACTGGAATCTATGCCGTTGGCGGCGGGATACCTCAAGGCCGCGGCGCTGTCAGACGATGATATTGCTGCCGCAGCAAGCATCGACATCGCCAACTTTCGCGGCGGTCTCAGCATCGCCGACATGGCACTCGAACTGTTCCAGGACACGGTCCCGGATGTGATGGCGTTTTCAGTAATGGGTTGGAACGCCCGCGCGTTTGGCGAATTGGCGAAGGCTTTCAAACAGTTGAACCCGGAGGGGTGGGTGGTCTTCGGCGGCCCTCATGTCGCGCATCAGGCCCAGGACGTGCTACCGGCGTACCCTGGCGTCGACATCATCGTCAACGGCGAGGGTGAATGGGTCTTCCGCGACCTGCTCCGGGCCTGGATGGCTGGCGACCCGATGGACAATTTGTCCGAAATTGGAGGCATCAGTTTTCGCGGCACAGCTGGAATCGAGACGACTCCGGAACAGCCGCGGATCGAAGATCTGGATGAAATTCCTTCACCGATTCTGACCGGTGCCATACCTCTGACCGACGATGCCGGTCAGTTCAGGTACGACGTCGCGTTGATGGAAACCAACCGGGGCTGCCCGTACAAGTGCTCCTTCTGCTACTGGGGCGGCGCCGTCGGTCAGAAGGTTCGCTCATTTTCCATGGACCGTCTCCGCCAGGAGCTCGAAGTCCTGGGGCGCCTGCAGGTTCACACCGTCGTGTTGTGCGACGCGAATTTCGGGATGCTGGCGGCGGACCTGGAATTCGTTCAGTGCCTGATCGAGGTGCGGAGCAAGTACGGATATCCGCGCGCACTCGACACGTCGTGGGCGAAGAACAAGTCGGCGACCTTCTTCGAGATCGTCAAGCTCATGAAGAGCTCGGGGCTCGCGTCGTCGTTCACGCTCGCGCTGCAGACCCTCGACGACGGCGCGCTGGAGAGCATGAACAGGCGCAACATGAAGGTCAACGCCTGGGAGAGCCTTGTCCAGTGGCTCAACGCAGAGGGGCTCGACTGCTACGCCGAACTCATCTGGGGAGCTCCGGGCGAGACCGTGGAATCCTTTATGAAGGGATACGACCGTCTCGCCAGATGGGTGTCCCGCATCGCGGTGTACCCCATGCTCCTGCTGCCGAACACCGACTACGTGAACAAGCGGGACCTTTTCGGATTCAAAACTGTCCGCGGCACAACGGACGACTTCGAGTACCTCATCGCCAGCGACACCATGAGTGTCGCCGAGAACGCGGCGATGCAGCCGTTCCTGTTCTGGGCCCGAGTGTTGGGCGAGAACGCCGTCCTGCGGCATGTCTGGTTGCCCCTACTCGAGTTGGGCGACGTATCACAGTCGACTGTCGTCCTGAGTTTCGTGCGGTGGCTGGGAGTCACCAACTCCCCCGAGGCCGCACAACTGCGGGCGATGTCGGCGAAGGACGCCACCGAGAGTTTCGGCGCGGTGCTCACGATGATCTTCGCCACTGCCGGAGGTAGGTCACTGCTCGAATCCTGGTGGAGGGACGCGATAAGGCCGCTGCTGCCCGAAGAGCTCACGTGGGCGATCGACGAGGTCTTCCGTTACGACCTGTTGACCATGCCGTTATGCGGACCATTGCCAGAATTGACCGAACAGCCCCGCGCCACGGTGGTACGTGGACAGTGGCGGGATGGGCATCACTATATCCGCCCAGATGTCGACTTCAAACTCAACGTACCCGAGCTGTTGGCGTCGTTGCGGGATGGCGGAACAGACGAGGTAGTGCCCAGCCTGTGGTCGACTGACATCAGGTATCTCGTGGGGGCGGAGAACGTGGTGGGCTCGACGAACCACGAGACGTTCATGCACTACATGGGTCGTCCCGTGCCGCGGTCCGAGTGGCTGGCCATGGCCGATGGGACATGA
- a CDS encoding 2OG-Fe dioxygenase family protein yields the protein MKYESAMSTVMDVRSEYIRTRWAFVDGASMVSLLSSLGATDEDFERLKLVSDQLESDPTLPFRKSRNGRICLDPRTRRGYRLETQPFVLSREEDFVRHDSETLRGFDEVQDDLQLNTALQAMLVFKFLVIHGVDIARRPRLDYGRAEWICTLFNLRTVTTAGLLGEPALEGVHSDGVDHTMTTFLSARNMTADSAETFLHDMREVNGIRWNETDPALVRGRVGHRDFLDTLLVVDHEYKHSVSPVYQIDDTESALRDMLIFFTRKPTEKGHVSFRYDSVAPHRTLPMSFGMPAALALVN from the coding sequence GTGAAATACGAATCCGCCATGTCCACGGTCATGGATGTCAGGTCCGAGTACATCCGGACCCGATGGGCGTTCGTCGACGGGGCGAGCATGGTCTCGCTGCTGAGTTCGCTCGGCGCGACGGACGAGGACTTCGAGCGGCTGAAGCTGGTGAGCGACCAGTTGGAGTCGGACCCGACGCTGCCGTTCCGCAAGAGCAGGAACGGGCGGATCTGCCTGGACCCGCGGACGCGACGGGGATACCGGCTGGAGACGCAGCCCTTCGTTCTCTCCCGCGAGGAGGACTTCGTCCGGCACGACTCGGAGACGTTGCGCGGATTCGACGAGGTGCAGGACGACCTGCAGCTGAACACGGCGCTGCAGGCGATGCTCGTCTTCAAGTTCCTGGTCATCCACGGTGTCGACATCGCGCGCCGGCCCCGGCTGGACTACGGACGCGCCGAGTGGATCTGCACCCTGTTCAACCTGCGGACCGTCACGACCGCCGGCCTGCTGGGCGAGCCCGCGCTGGAGGGCGTGCACTCCGACGGGGTGGACCACACGATGACCACGTTCTTGTCCGCACGGAACATGACCGCCGACAGCGCGGAGACCTTCCTGCACGACATGAGGGAGGTCAACGGCATTCGGTGGAACGAGACGGATCCCGCGTTGGTCAGGGGTCGGGTGGGGCACCGCGACTTCCTGGACACCCTGCTGGTCGTCGATCACGAGTACAAGCACAGTGTCTCGCCGGTCTACCAGATCGACGACACGGAGTCGGCGCTGCGGGACATGCTCATCTTCTTCACCAGGAAGCCGACGGAGAAGGGGCACGTCTCGTTCCGGTACGACTCGGTCGCCCCGCACCGGACGCTGCCCATGTCGTTCGGCATGCCCGCGGCCCTCGCACTCGTGAACTGA
- a CDS encoding ABC transporter permease — protein sequence MLRLLGVAWWLQLKMRSRSAFDGLLSLIYPLFFATTIFMMFAQGGAAGKALLSAAVGASALGIWSSVSTSAAFALQMERRQGTLELMVLSPRPFALLLVPLTLSMATIGAYSMIATLLWGRFVFGIHLDIASPLMFLSSVAMTVLAIAMLGALIAISSVRYRSAWALGAALQMPIWLISGFLVPLSALPAWVRPISWVLAPTWGMSGIHAAAEGRDAARDLVMCLLISIGYGVLGSIVARWMVRSARANATLALS from the coding sequence ATGTTGCGCCTGTTGGGAGTCGCGTGGTGGCTGCAACTGAAGATGCGCAGCCGGTCAGCGTTCGATGGCCTCCTGTCCTTGATCTACCCGTTGTTCTTCGCGACGACCATTTTCATGATGTTCGCCCAGGGCGGCGCGGCGGGTAAAGCGTTGCTGTCAGCTGCGGTCGGGGCCAGCGCGCTGGGTATCTGGTCATCCGTGAGCACGTCAGCGGCGTTTGCCCTGCAGATGGAGCGGCGGCAGGGGACGCTGGAGTTGATGGTGCTGTCGCCCCGACCGTTTGCCCTGCTGCTGGTCCCGCTCACGCTATCAATGGCGACGATCGGCGCTTACAGCATGATTGCGACCTTGCTCTGGGGGAGATTTGTGTTCGGAATCCACCTCGACATCGCGAGCCCGTTGATGTTCCTCTCCTCGGTCGCAATGACAGTGCTGGCCATCGCGATGCTCGGTGCGCTGATCGCGATCTCGTCGGTCCGCTATCGGTCAGCCTGGGCACTGGGTGCGGCACTGCAGATGCCTATCTGGCTGATCTCGGGCTTCCTCGTGCCACTTTCAGCGCTGCCGGCGTGGGTGCGGCCCATATCGTGGGTCCTGGCTCCCACCTGGGGGATGAGCGGGATCCACGCGGCGGCGGAAGGGCGTGACGCGGCCCGAGACCTCGTGATGTGCTTGCTGATATCGATCGGCTACGGGGTGCTCGGCTCGATCGTCGCCCGCTGGATGGTGCGCTCGGCCCGCGCCAACGCGACATTGGCGTTGAGCTGA
- a CDS encoding ABC transporter permease, which yields MSSLRLFFVGGLTSYRALFGWLSPWILVPTFMLTPIFQILFFVYVGRAANVEDDSFFLVGNAMVNAAVPCLFAMGNAIGGERMSGTLPLVMVSPARRVPLFLGRALPVILNGFLVAVFALAAGATLLRIHIPAAAWGGIALAIAVSSMSCTGLGLLGAAIALRVRETAVMSNIIMGLLLVFAGVNVPTDVLPHWMRNVANALPMTHGIRATRGLISGGSFGAAGRELLWEFALGALYAALGLSTLRWLEWESRRKATLDTA from the coding sequence ATGAGTAGCCTTCGTCTGTTCTTCGTCGGCGGGCTGACCAGCTACCGCGCTCTGTTCGGCTGGCTCTCTCCGTGGATCCTCGTGCCCACGTTCATGCTCACGCCGATCTTCCAGATCTTGTTCTTCGTCTACGTGGGCCGCGCCGCCAACGTCGAGGACGACTCCTTCTTTCTGGTCGGCAACGCGATGGTCAACGCGGCTGTCCCCTGTCTGTTCGCGATGGGCAATGCCATCGGCGGCGAACGCATGTCGGGCACACTGCCGCTTGTGATGGTATCGCCGGCGAGGCGGGTGCCGCTGTTTCTGGGCCGCGCGCTCCCGGTGATTCTAAATGGCTTCCTGGTCGCGGTATTCGCACTCGCCGCAGGGGCCACCCTGCTCCGGATTCACATTCCAGCGGCAGCCTGGGGCGGCATCGCGCTGGCGATCGCCGTGAGTTCGATGTCCTGCACCGGCCTGGGCCTGTTGGGGGCCGCGATCGCATTGCGCGTGCGAGAGACAGCGGTCATGTCGAACATCATCATGGGCCTGCTGCTCGTTTTCGCCGGCGTCAACGTCCCAACAGACGTTCTGCCGCACTGGATGCGGAACGTGGCGAACGCCCTGCCGATGACGCACGGCATCCGAGCCACACGCGGGCTCATCTCCGGCGGCTCTTTCGGGGCGGCGGGCCGGGAACTGCTGTGGGAATTCGCGCTTGGTGCGCTCTACGCCGCGCTGGGCCTGTCGACACTCCGTTGGCTGGAATGGGAGAGCAGGCGGAAGGCGACGCTCGACACCGCGTAG
- a CDS encoding carbamoyltransferase N-terminal domain-containing protein, with product MDTRRGRHLDTTRGRYTLLICGIKVSHDGGIAVIADGRLLFSIEMEKLKNGRRYSDLGDLAEIAELLRAQGVDPRDIDRFVVDGWHTGSPEAGYHVATRRHGVEFLLPTASYMPDSTPSGVLSGLEFAGVPGTALADGYVSYTHASNHALGAYCTSPFARRREDALVLVWDGGMLPWLFEVDAAQGTVTRRSPVMTLVGNTFTGFCSQLEPYARDQATMTEAEFLRQQLEVPGKAMAYAALGSVDASAFEIFDALLGELDGVNEKVAFHLGRQAATRRDELFPGLSSADLIATFQAYLGQRLISGLAQYLNRTDRTAPNLCLAGGCALNIKWNRALADSGLFAEVWIPPFPNDSGAALGTASCEMVRQGDGLALDWNVYSGPELDQTGPAPGWSARPCDEAQLAQLLAAENEPVVVLHGRAELGPRALGNRSILSPATDLSMKATLNKIKGREHYRPVAPLCLQEHAATVFRPGGTDPYMLFEHDIRTEWADRVPAVAHLDGSARLQTITADTPGTVAGRILTEYHRLTGIPVLCNTSANLAGSGFLPGVGSATRWGGTKYVWSGAVLYTQDGTV from the coding sequence GTGGACACGCGTCGCGGAAGGCACCTCGACACAACACGGGGGAGATACACATTGTTAATCTGTGGCATAAAGGTGTCGCACGACGGCGGCATCGCGGTCATCGCCGACGGTCGGCTGTTGTTCTCCATCGAGATGGAGAAGTTGAAGAACGGCCGACGATACAGCGATCTCGGTGACTTAGCGGAAATCGCTGAGCTGTTGCGGGCCCAGGGCGTCGACCCGCGCGACATCGACCGGTTTGTGGTCGATGGCTGGCACACCGGGTCGCCGGAAGCGGGCTACCATGTCGCCACCCGGCGACACGGCGTCGAGTTCCTCCTCCCCACTGCCTCCTACATGCCCGACAGCACGCCCAGCGGAGTCCTGAGTGGTCTGGAGTTCGCTGGAGTTCCGGGGACCGCCCTCGCCGACGGCTACGTGAGCTACACCCACGCGAGCAACCACGCCCTGGGCGCGTACTGCACCAGCCCGTTCGCCCGCCGCCGAGAGGACGCGCTCGTTCTCGTCTGGGACGGTGGCATGCTGCCATGGCTCTTCGAGGTGGACGCCGCCCAGGGCACCGTGACCAGACGGTCCCCGGTCATGACGCTCGTGGGTAACACGTTCACCGGTTTCTGCTCCCAGCTCGAGCCATACGCCCGCGACCAGGCCACGATGACCGAGGCCGAATTCCTCCGCCAACAACTCGAGGTGCCGGGCAAGGCCATGGCCTACGCCGCCCTGGGCTCCGTAGACGCATCCGCCTTCGAGATCTTCGACGCGCTTCTCGGCGAGTTGGACGGCGTCAACGAAAAGGTCGCCTTCCACCTCGGCAGGCAGGCCGCCACTCGCCGCGATGAACTGTTTCCTGGCCTGTCCAGCGCAGACCTCATCGCGACGTTCCAGGCGTACCTGGGCCAGCGGCTGATCAGCGGGCTTGCCCAGTACCTGAACCGCACCGACCGCACGGCACCCAACCTGTGCCTGGCCGGCGGCTGCGCTCTCAATATCAAGTGGAACCGCGCGCTCGCAGACTCCGGGCTGTTCGCGGAGGTATGGATCCCGCCGTTCCCCAACGACTCCGGCGCCGCGCTGGGCACGGCATCCTGCGAAATGGTCCGGCAGGGTGATGGCCTGGCCCTCGACTGGAATGTCTACAGCGGCCCTGAGCTCGACCAGACTGGTCCAGCGCCAGGCTGGTCGGCCCGTCCGTGTGACGAGGCACAGCTCGCCCAACTGCTGGCCGCCGAGAACGAACCTGTGGTGGTTCTCCATGGACGGGCAGAGCTGGGACCCCGCGCGCTCGGCAACCGGAGCATCCTCTCCCCCGCCACCGATTTGTCGATGAAGGCCACGTTGAACAAGATCAAGGGGCGTGAACACTACCGGCCGGTCGCACCACTCTGCCTGCAGGAGCACGCGGCCACCGTGTTCCGGCCCGGTGGCACTGATCCGTACATGCTTTTCGAGCACGACATCCGAACCGAGTGGGCCGATCGGGTCCCGGCCGTCGCGCACCTGGACGGGTCCGCGCGCCTGCAGACAATCACCGCCGACACTCCGGGAACCGTCGCCGGGCGGATCCTGACCGAGTACCACCGGCTCACCGGGATTCCCGTTCTCTGCAATACCAGCGCGAACCTGGCCGGCAGCGGATTCCTTCCCGGCGTCGGCTCGGCCACGCGTTGGGGTGGTACCAAGTACGTCTGGTCCGGCGCTGTGCTCTACACCCAGGACGGAACTGTCTGA
- a CDS encoding class I SAM-dependent methyltransferase, translating into MTISPDELPLNEYMTERAKTYGFERPHRVVANRWRSELLRRYSDSDSLALDVGCANGLYAIQAAPHYRHVTGVDLNDEVLQSGRDRLAELEISNVELRQENAKALPFGDNSFDMAYSFAVLSVVPEDRPILQEIARVVRPGGRVVLDMAGSQHPSSEYFKALWADQGVPYNAYRYQELRQLLGQVGLVPERVYGFGVMEIWRSLPVISRLQGLDAVIHASAQLYDLDFAVSNLPWIKSFAPRWYFVCRAK; encoded by the coding sequence ATGACCATTTCACCGGACGAACTCCCCCTGAACGAATACATGACGGAGAGAGCAAAGACCTACGGATTCGAACGACCTCATCGCGTGGTCGCGAACCGATGGCGGTCTGAGCTTCTGAGGCGCTACTCGGATTCCGACTCCCTAGCGCTCGACGTCGGGTGCGCCAACGGGCTGTACGCGATTCAGGCGGCCCCTCACTATCGACATGTGACGGGCGTGGACCTCAACGACGAGGTACTGCAGTCAGGGCGCGACCGCCTCGCCGAGCTCGAGATCTCAAACGTCGAACTTCGTCAGGAGAACGCGAAAGCCCTGCCGTTCGGGGACAACTCCTTCGACATGGCTTACTCATTCGCCGTGCTGTCGGTAGTGCCGGAGGACCGGCCGATTCTCCAGGAGATCGCACGAGTCGTCCGCCCCGGCGGCCGAGTCGTGCTCGACATGGCGGGAAGCCAGCACCCGAGTTCCGAGTACTTCAAGGCGCTGTGGGCCGACCAGGGCGTTCCGTACAACGCGTACCGCTATCAAGAACTCAGGCAGCTCCTGGGACAGGTGGGCCTCGTCCCGGAGAGGGTCTACGGATTTGGCGTCATGGAGATCTGGCGATCCCTGCCCGTCATCTCCCGGCTGCAGGGCCTCGACGCGGTGATACATGCGTCCGCCCAACTGTACGACCTGGATTTCGCAGTTTCCAATCTTCCATGGATCAAGTCTTTCGCTCCGCGCTGGTACTTCGTGTGCCGCGCGAAGTAG
- a CDS encoding GFA family protein: MTHEETIERVWYDGSCHCGGVVFSAAASRNLTITLCNCGICYRHGHQELMVPEERFKLIQGQQFLKPYRFGNCIADHTFCSVCGVLPFYRPRSHPTGYFSVNARCLDLAAAEHIEFVEFDGQNWEASMAAKKHVLTE, encoded by the coding sequence ATGACGCACGAGGAGACCATCGAGCGCGTGTGGTACGACGGCAGCTGTCACTGCGGCGGGGTGGTGTTCTCCGCGGCGGCCAGCCGAAACCTGACCATCACACTGTGCAATTGCGGGATCTGTTACCGGCACGGTCATCAGGAACTGATGGTCCCGGAGGAGCGGTTCAAACTGATTCAGGGCCAGCAGTTCCTCAAGCCGTACCGGTTCGGCAACTGCATCGCCGACCACACCTTCTGCTCGGTCTGCGGCGTGCTGCCGTTCTACCGTCCCCGGTCGCATCCCACCGGCTACTTCAGTGTCAACGCGCGATGCCTCGACCTCGCCGCCGCGGAGCACATCGAGTTCGTGGAATTCGACGGTCAGAACTGGGAAGCGAGCATGGCGGCCAAAAAACACGTGTTGACGGAGTAG
- a CDS encoding VOC family protein — protein sequence MATRLVQINMKARDDSALGGFWAAALGWGISSEGPGVTNLEPEGFVYPDPVAVCIDLIVSPEPKTVKNRVHVDLATTSAAHQAELVARLTALGATPADVGQGDVPWTVMADPEGNEFCVLEPRAIYRDTGPIAAVVVDCVDPRAMASFWGQAMDWTVGEVTDHGATLRSAAGVGPYLEFVRTPEPKTVWNRVHLDVRPYPGDDVEVEAARLRALGATAVDLGDSAVSWRVLADPEGNEFCLLAPG from the coding sequence ATGGCGACGCGGCTGGTGCAGATCAACATGAAGGCTCGGGACGACTCGGCTCTGGGCGGCTTCTGGGCGGCGGCGCTCGGCTGGGGGATCTCCAGCGAGGGACCCGGCGTGACGAACCTCGAACCCGAGGGTTTCGTCTACCCCGACCCCGTCGCCGTCTGCATCGACCTCATCGTCTCCCCGGAACCCAAGACGGTGAAGAACCGCGTGCACGTCGACCTCGCCACCACCTCGGCCGCCCATCAGGCGGAGCTGGTCGCGCGCCTGACCGCTCTCGGGGCGACACCCGCCGATGTGGGACAGGGCGACGTCCCATGGACGGTGATGGCCGACCCGGAGGGCAACGAGTTCTGCGTCCTGGAGCCCCGGGCGATCTACCGGGACACCGGCCCTATCGCGGCGGTGGTGGTCGACTGCGTGGATCCGCGCGCCATGGCCAGCTTCTGGGGTCAGGCCATGGACTGGACCGTGGGCGAGGTGACCGACCACGGCGCGACACTGCGCTCCGCCGCGGGAGTCGGCCCGTACCTGGAGTTCGTTCGCACGCCCGAGCCGAAGACCGTGTGGAACCGGGTCCACCTCGACGTCCGCCCGTACCCGGGTGATGACGTGGAGGTCGAGGCGGCGAGGCTGCGGGCTCTCGGTGCCACCGCCGTCGACCTGGGTGACAGTGCGGTCTCGTGGCGGGTCCTCGCCGACCCGGAGGGCAACGAGTTCTGCCTCCTCGCCCCTGGCTGA
- a CDS encoding malate dehydrogenase — MNKPNPVHVAVTGGAGQVGYALLFRIASGQVFGPDVPIVLRLLEVTPALKALEGVAMELSDGAFPALTDVVLTDKPAEAFDGASWALLLGASPRKDGMERGDLLAANGALFGPQGQAIGQHAASDIRTIVVGNPCNTNAMIAAANAPDVPADRWFAMTRLDENRAKSQLAAKSGTPVGEVSNLAIWGNHSATQYPDFANARIGGRPVPEVITDDAWLNGEFISSVQKRGAAIIAARGLSSAASAANAVIDNVRSLNAGTPAGDWTSVGVQSRGEYGVPEGLFFSYPVVAKSDGTWTVQEGLQHDERAADRLRVTIAELEEERAAVRHLLG, encoded by the coding sequence GTGAACAAGCCAAACCCGGTGCACGTCGCCGTCACCGGCGGAGCGGGGCAGGTGGGGTACGCCCTGCTGTTCCGTATCGCCTCGGGCCAGGTGTTCGGGCCGGACGTCCCCATCGTTCTTCGGCTGCTGGAGGTCACCCCGGCGCTGAAGGCGTTGGAGGGTGTGGCGATGGAGCTCAGTGACGGGGCGTTCCCGGCGCTGACAGATGTCGTCCTCACGGACAAACCGGCGGAGGCGTTCGACGGCGCGTCCTGGGCCCTTCTCCTGGGCGCCTCGCCCCGGAAGGACGGCATGGAGCGCGGCGACCTGCTCGCCGCGAACGGCGCCCTGTTCGGACCGCAGGGGCAGGCTATCGGTCAGCACGCCGCATCGGACATCCGCACTATCGTGGTCGGCAATCCGTGTAACACCAACGCCATGATCGCGGCGGCCAACGCCCCCGACGTGCCGGCCGACCGCTGGTTCGCGATGACGAGGTTGGACGAGAACCGCGCCAAGTCCCAGCTCGCCGCGAAGAGCGGTACCCCCGTCGGCGAGGTGAGCAACCTCGCCATCTGGGGGAACCACTCAGCGACGCAGTACCCGGACTTCGCCAACGCCCGGATCGGTGGCCGTCCAGTCCCGGAGGTGATCACCGACGACGCCTGGCTGAACGGTGAGTTCATCAGTTCGGTGCAGAAGCGCGGTGCAGCCATCATCGCCGCACGCGGCTTGTCGTCCGCCGCTTCGGCGGCCAACGCGGTCATCGACAACGTCCGCTCACTCAATGCCGGAACTCCGGCCGGGGACTGGACGTCCGTCGGCGTCCAGAGCCGCGGCGAGTACGGCGTGCCCGAAGGGCTCTTCTTCAGCTACCCGGTGGTGGCGAAGTCCGACGGCACGTGGACCGTCCAGGAAGGCCTCCAGCACGATGAGCGGGCAGCCGATCGGCTGCGCGTCACCATCGCCGAGCTGGAGGAGGAGCGTGCTGCGGTCCGTCATCTGCTCGGCTAG